In Intestinibacillus sp. Marseille-P6563, a single genomic region encodes these proteins:
- a CDS encoding PilZ domain-containing protein — MIHRAQQDKKFVILNDQHEPLASATLISQQGQDRIFELTSTPMCNLQELPAINVLSINSPEFMAWRGRVQGLREDRLYFRADERIDSRLRRHLRIEMAFRSHIYPVKGSGPRLPIVSKDISCGGVAFYSSVPLSVGQTYEIALPCTEPPLLVKIEVLHVLSAEQKLFACQFCDLLPQEEAMIQECIFEYDLHHHGA; from the coding sequence ATGATTCATCGTGCACAACAAGATAAAAAGTTTGTGATCCTAAACGATCAGCATGAGCCGCTGGCCAGCGCCACGCTCATCAGTCAACAGGGGCAGGACCGTATCTTTGAGCTGACTTCTACCCCGATGTGCAATTTGCAGGAGTTGCCGGCCATCAATGTGCTGAGCATCAACTCCCCCGAATTTATGGCCTGGCGTGGACGGGTACAGGGTTTGCGGGAGGACCGGTTGTATTTCCGGGCCGATGAGCGGATCGACTCGCGTCTGCGCCGTCATCTGCGCATCGAAATGGCATTTCGCAGCCATATCTATCCGGTCAAAGGTTCCGGACCGCGTCTGCCCATCGTCAGCAAGGATATCAGCTGCGGCGGCGTTGCTTTTTATAGTTCGGTCCCCCTTTCGGTGGGCCAGACCTATGAGATCGCCCTGCCCTGCACCGAACCTCCGCTCCTCGTGAAGATCGAGGTGCTGCATGTTCTTTCTGCAGAGCAAAAACTCTTCGCCTGTCAGTTTTGCGATCTGCTGCCACAGGAGGAGGCGATGATCCAGGAATGTATTTTCGAATATGATCTACATCATCATGGTGCTTAA
- a CDS encoding EscU/YscU/HrcU family type III secretion system export apparatus switch protein codes for MSPYDQSRKAVALQYENGSPAPVVVASGMGYLAEKIVEVAAENGVPVYEDTSLATMLSQLQLGQEIPESLYRFIVDIYVYFLHFDPNNPQKQRIPPSPAEKEQEP; via the coding sequence ATGTCACCATATGACCAAAGCCGCAAAGCTGTTGCGTTGCAATATGAAAACGGTTCTCCTGCTCCGGTGGTCGTTGCCTCGGGCATGGGATACCTTGCCGAAAAGATCGTCGAAGTCGCGGCAGAAAACGGCGTGCCGGTCTATGAGGATACTTCTCTGGCGACCATGCTTTCCCAACTCCAGCTTGGACAGGAAATCCCAGAGTCCCTATATCGCTTTATTGTGGATATCTATGTATATTTTCTACATTTTGATCCCAACAATCCGCAGAAACAGCGTATTCCCCCCTCCCCGGCAGAAAAGGAGCAAGAGCCATGA
- a CDS encoding chemotaxis protein CheW produces the protein MADENMMFATEDQQRAFQDGNAAEEVVTRKFVTFRTENLLFGIQVEDVVEIITNYPITRVPMVPPYVRGIINLRGQTIPLLDMRMRLNIAPADNDCIIVLNVNEMQIGILVDTVCQIIDIPVDTILPVPSHNAQKYVSGMSAMPDKSGTMLVLDCPLLLGD, from the coding sequence ATGGCTGATGAAAATATGATGTTTGCGACCGAGGACCAGCAGCGTGCGTTTCAGGACGGAAATGCAGCCGAAGAGGTCGTCACCCGCAAATTTGTAACCTTCCGAACCGAAAACCTTCTGTTCGGCATTCAGGTAGAAGACGTTGTGGAGATCATTACCAACTATCCGATCACCCGTGTTCCGATGGTACCGCCGTATGTGCGGGGCATCATCAATCTGCGCGGACAGACCATTCCGCTGCTCGATATGCGGATGCGGCTGAACATTGCCCCCGCGGACAATGACTGCATCATCGTCCTCAATGTCAACGAGATGCAGATCGGCATTTTGGTGGACACGGTGTGCCAGATCATCGACATTCCGGTGGACACGATCTTGCCGGTGCCTTCGCACAACGCGCAAAAATATGTGTCGGGTATGTCGGCAATGCCGGATAAGTCCGGCACCATGCTGGTGCTCGATTGTCCGCTCCTGCTTGGAGATTGA
- a CDS encoding chemotaxis protein, whose amino-acid sequence MREYERGNILLESGTNEIEIMQFTIDNNLYGINVAKVREIMMSAAVKPMPHAHPAVEGIFKPRDVVLTVVDLPYYLTGQHFEPDSRNLFIVTNFNKMFIAFRVHTVVGISRISWTDIQKPDKTISGGEEGVATGIAQCEGNLVTILDFEKIVAEIAPETTIQMKEIEMLGERKERNLPVLVAEDSILLSRMIQEALNKAGYTNLTMFANGQELWDYVQPLAESPEALKDRVALIITDIEMPSMDGHRLTKLVKSDPVLKQIPVIIFSSLVTEEMRIKGKQLGADEQLSKPEIGHLVDVMDGLLSRAQEGR is encoded by the coding sequence ATGAGAGAATATGAACGTGGTAACATTTTGTTGGAGTCTGGTACCAACGAAATCGAAATCATGCAGTTTACCATTGACAACAACCTCTATGGCATCAATGTTGCCAAGGTACGTGAGATTATGATGAGTGCCGCGGTAAAACCCATGCCGCATGCGCATCCTGCGGTAGAAGGTATTTTTAAGCCTCGGGATGTTGTACTGACGGTGGTCGATCTGCCGTATTATCTGACCGGACAGCATTTTGAACCGGACAGCCGGAACCTGTTCATTGTGACAAACTTCAATAAGATGTTTATCGCTTTTCGGGTGCATACCGTGGTCGGCATCAGCCGTATTTCATGGACCGATATTCAAAAGCCCGACAAAACGATTTCCGGGGGCGAAGAAGGGGTTGCCACCGGCATTGCACAATGTGAGGGGAATCTGGTAACCATTCTGGACTTTGAAAAGATCGTGGCAGAAATTGCACCGGAAACGACCATTCAAATGAAAGAAATTGAAATGCTGGGCGAACGCAAAGAGCGCAATCTGCCGGTTCTGGTGGCAGAAGACTCGATTTTGCTGTCCCGCATGATCCAAGAGGCCCTCAATAAAGCAGGGTATACCAACCTGACGATGTTTGCAAACGGCCAGGAATTGTGGGATTATGTGCAGCCGCTTGCGGAATCTCCGGAAGCTTTGAAAGACCGGGTGGCACTGATCATTACCGACATCGAGATGCCGAGTATGGATGGCCACCGTTTAACAAAACTGGTGAAATCCGATCCGGTGCTGAAACAAATTCCGGTTATCATTTTCTCCTCGTTGGTTACCGAAGAAATGCGTATCAAAGGCAAGCAACTGGGTGCAGATGAGCAGCTTTCAAAACCAGAGATCGGCCATTTGGTCGATGTAATGGATGGCCTGTTGAGCAGAGCCCAAGAAGGCCGGTAA
- a CDS encoding EAL and HDOD domain-containing protein, producing MEKNRYIVRQAIKDADSHVLGYEIMYSSGNEAYGEENSNEISAAQAIYDFLTQNSEKALKNSRTFMTFTSSLLAKRTPHLFQNTNLVIQIDDSVIIHPFAMHLVQQYVQEGYEIAANDFQFVPRYLALMEYLSYIKIDLHAIGKTSAENIMRVADSMKKRVIATGIDTKELFEMAKSLGVYGMQGAYVADKLANQVHQSGYLRSNFFRLVVAITREEPDIHEIEQIISMDVTLSYSLLKIANSAYFALRTKTTSVQQAIMTLGLNQLKRWVYLLSAGGQGDENLSDSEEFIKISFMRASFASELQKYIKNPVLTPSEAYLLGMFSTLEYLIDAPMEEILADIPMVDELRNALIKHEGNGGKLLDLVISYEKADWKHITQYAEELGIPSNKLTNIYFNCMEEVNSIWDQMMNSSMQEERPTITLSE from the coding sequence GTGGAAAAGAATAGATATATTGTCCGGCAGGCGATCAAAGATGCAGATAGCCATGTGCTCGGCTATGAGATCATGTATTCGAGCGGTAATGAAGCATACGGCGAGGAAAATTCCAATGAAATTTCAGCCGCACAGGCGATTTATGATTTTCTGACGCAGAATTCAGAAAAAGCGCTCAAAAATTCTCGTACGTTTATGACCTTTACCAGCTCCTTATTGGCGAAACGGACACCGCATTTGTTTCAAAATACAAATCTGGTGATCCAGATCGATGATAGCGTGATTATCCATCCTTTTGCGATGCACCTGGTACAGCAGTACGTACAGGAAGGCTATGAGATTGCCGCCAATGATTTTCAGTTTGTCCCGCGGTATTTGGCGCTGATGGAATACCTTTCTTATATCAAGATTGATTTGCATGCGATTGGGAAGACTTCCGCAGAAAACATCATGCGCGTGGCAGACAGCATGAAAAAGCGTGTCATTGCGACGGGGATCGACACCAAGGAGCTCTTTGAGATGGCGAAAAGCCTTGGGGTATACGGCATGCAGGGTGCTTATGTGGCCGATAAGCTGGCCAATCAGGTTCATCAGAGCGGATATTTGCGCAGCAACTTCTTCCGTCTGGTGGTTGCGATCACACGGGAAGAGCCGGATATCCATGAGATCGAGCAGATCATCTCCATGGATGTTACGCTATCGTATAGCTTGCTGAAGATTGCCAACTCGGCGTATTTTGCGCTGCGGACCAAGACAACCTCGGTACAGCAGGCCATTATGACCTTGGGTCTCAATCAGCTCAAGCGATGGGTCTACCTGCTCAGCGCAGGCGGTCAAGGGGATGAAAACCTTTCGGATTCCGAAGAGTTTATCAAGATTTCGTTTATGCGCGCTAGCTTTGCAAGCGAGTTGCAGAAGTACATTAAAAATCCGGTGCTGACGCCTTCGGAAGCATATCTGCTGGGTATGTTCTCCACGCTGGAGTATTTGATCGATGCACCGATGGAAGAAATTTTGGCGGACATCCCGATGGTAGATGAACTGCGCAATGCACTGATCAAGCATGAGGGCAACGGAGGCAAGCTCCTGGATCTCGTCATCAGCTATGAAAAGGCGGATTGGAAGCACATCACGCAGTATGCAGAGGAATTGGGTATCCCGTCGAATAAGCTAACCAACATTTACTTTAACTGCATGGAAGAAGTCAACAGCATCTGGGATCAGATGATGAACTCGTCGATGCAGGAAGAGCGTCCTACGATTACATTAAGCGAATAA
- a CDS encoding chemotaxis protein CheA, with amino-acid sequence MGNNGDSVLEMYLYETNTLLEQLDNIMLTAEQADTLSQDDVNEIFRIMHTLKGSAAMMEFEPLMTIAHRIEDLFYLIREGTMDIIPEQDRPQLFDLLFQSIDYFRSQVEKIEKGESLSQNIDSFLSAINTFVDKIQKDKQAETEAAAQPAAGAAADTAEPAIGDPAHPYSLRVFLDEGCGMENLRAFMVVNDVKENCQDFIYEPEGLENDSELSAEIAEKGFMMHFASDEERKIAIQVITGMGFVKNYEEIDRAAAPVESAPQPEAPKEAAPALAPAPAPAPVEAEKPKEQPAPSPMPSKKAEPAAQQNTGHQIKQSLISVNLSKLDQLMAVVGEIVITEAMVTASPDLRNLDGIKLDNFNKSARQLRKLTDELQDISMSLRMVPVSGTFQKMRRIVRDMGQKLNRRARLTIIGEDTEIDKTIVDAISDPIMHIVRNSMDHGIEPNEQMRIDAGKDPEGEIILSAQNTGSEVIIKIQDDGMGVNYEAVLQKAIRQGLANPDVDYSQREIINFLMMPGFSTNTEVTEFSGRGVGMDVVKKNIEAVAGVVIMSSEEGKGSCTTLKIPLTTAIMDGMEVSVGDSIFTIPIQNIRQSFKATDEDIIHDAMEGEMINKMDHFYPVLRLNELYGLESNAATTADGIFVWVETSETSYCLFVDELLGEQQVVIKPLPSYLNNFGIKDAGIVGCTILGDGNISLILDVSSLLEPSKGY; translated from the coding sequence ATGGGAAATAATGGCGACAGCGTTCTGGAAATGTATCTATACGAAACTAATACATTACTGGAGCAGCTTGATAATATCATGCTGACCGCAGAACAAGCGGATACATTGTCCCAAGATGATGTAAATGAGATTTTCCGTATCATGCACACCCTGAAAGGGTCGGCTGCCATGATGGAATTCGAACCGCTGATGACGATCGCGCATCGGATTGAGGACTTGTTTTACCTCATCCGCGAAGGAACGATGGACATCATCCCGGAGCAGGATCGTCCGCAGTTGTTTGATCTCTTGTTCCAATCGATCGACTATTTCCGTAGCCAGGTCGAAAAGATTGAAAAGGGCGAGTCCCTTTCTCAGAATATCGACAGCTTTCTATCGGCAATTAACACATTCGTTGATAAAATTCAGAAGGATAAGCAAGCAGAAACCGAAGCTGCGGCACAGCCTGCCGCGGGCGCTGCGGCAGACACCGCAGAACCGGCGATCGGCGATCCGGCCCATCCCTATTCGCTGCGTGTCTTCCTGGACGAAGGCTGCGGCATGGAAAACCTGCGCGCCTTCATGGTTGTCAACGATGTCAAAGAAAATTGCCAGGACTTTATCTATGAGCCCGAGGGCTTGGAAAATGACAGCGAATTGTCGGCCGAAATTGCTGAAAAGGGCTTTATGATGCACTTCGCGAGCGATGAGGAACGCAAGATCGCGATTCAGGTCATTACCGGCATGGGCTTTGTCAAGAACTACGAGGAAATCGACCGTGCCGCAGCACCGGTCGAATCCGCTCCGCAGCCGGAAGCGCCCAAGGAGGCTGCGCCGGCCCTGGCTCCAGCACCGGCACCGGCTCCGGTCGAGGCAGAAAAGCCCAAGGAACAGCCGGCTCCCAGCCCGATGCCGAGCAAAAAGGCCGAACCGGCCGCCCAACAAAACACCGGTCATCAGATCAAGCAGAGTTTGATCAGCGTCAACCTGTCCAAGCTCGACCAGCTCATGGCCGTGGTCGGCGAAATCGTCATCACCGAAGCCATGGTTACGGCATCTCCGGACCTGCGCAACCTCGATGGCATCAAGCTGGATAATTTCAATAAGTCGGCCCGTCAGCTGCGCAAACTGACCGACGAATTGCAGGACATTTCCATGTCGCTGCGCATGGTGCCGGTTTCGGGTACCTTCCAGAAGATGCGCCGTATCGTGCGCGATATGGGCCAGAAGCTCAACCGCCGTGCCCGTTTGACCATCATTGGTGAGGACACCGAAATCGATAAGACCATCGTTGACGCCATCAGCGACCCGATCATGCACATTGTCCGTAACTCGATGGACCATGGCATCGAGCCCAATGAGCAGATGCGTATTGACGCAGGCAAGGACCCGGAAGGCGAGATCATCCTGTCGGCTCAGAACACTGGCAGTGAGGTCATCATCAAGATCCAGGATGACGGTATGGGCGTCAATTATGAAGCCGTACTCCAAAAGGCCATTCGTCAGGGCCTGGCCAACCCGGATGTCGATTACAGCCAGCGTGAGATCATCAATTTCCTGATGATGCCGGGCTTCTCGACGAACACCGAAGTGACCGAGTTCTCCGGCCGTGGCGTCGGCATGGACGTTGTAAAGAAGAACATTGAAGCGGTTGCCGGTGTTGTGATCATGAGCAGTGAAGAAGGCAAGGGCAGCTGCACCACCTTGAAAATTCCGCTGACGACTGCGATCATGGACGGTATGGAAGTTTCGGTCGGCGATTCGATCTTTACCATTCCGATTCAGAATATCCGGCAGTCGTTCAAGGCAACCGATGAAGACATCATCCACGACGCGATGGAAGGCGAAATGATCAACAAGATGGACCATTTCTATCCGGTGCTGCGTCTGAACGAACTGTATGGCTTGGAATCCAATGCCGCGACCACAGCAGACGGCATCTTCGTCTGGGTGGAAACCAGCGAAACATCGTACTGCCTGTTTGTCGATGAACTGCTGGGCGAGCAGCAGGTCGTTATCAAACCGCTCCCGAGCTATCTCAATAACTTTGGCATCAAGGACGCCGGTATTGTGGGCTGCACGATTCTGGGCGACGGCAATATCAGCTTGATTTTGGATGTATCCAGCTTGCTGGAACCCTCTAAGGGATATTGA
- a CDS encoding S-layer homology domain-containing protein, which translates to MNHAIKFLASAGKRACALLLCTAMLLGILPTLQPEAQAASSTQQLSLDKLVSWNIMRGDQYGNLEPNRAITRAEFASMLNRTFGYTKTGAQPFRDVVTSDWYYDDISIAYTAGYFQGTSKTTASPNSTLTREEAATLLCRNLMLQPQSGEDLSFTDSRLASSWSRGYIKAAAEEGILLGDPEGTFRPLDNITRGEVAIMLVRVIGTPIQSPGTYSNSVAGNLMVSCSGVTLENMTVTGDLYITGGVGLGYVTLNNVKVYGKIIASGAGESNKGDCSIILKNSYAPEMIVDSPSNQYVTIRSVGSTEIGKVYVRTDTYLEGKSSGDYGFQFIQVDGEEGTQLDLAGNIHEVITLTPKSKINVGSGTVEKMTIDEQAVGSTVRIDQGAVVEELNLDTATTVSGKGDIGTANINAPGCVIEMLPDIINIRPGITANVDGTIMDNTLAQQMSDKPRILSGYPRMDDIAPNQATASFMTNKPGKLYWAVRLSGDGAFTASDLIEPPSYGGKIVKSGNLSVKDANTKLSQKISGLQIDTSYVLSAVLVDSRGDYSVVKSVYFTTPDNSKPAFASGYPKASTIEDTYVDFDVATTKTCTLYWAIYKKGMPAPTANDFKDGSLSGAIDSGTLKMIRSEEDNIRMGSEIETAKEALEEMTEYDAYFFLTDSINDSSVTKVSVKTADRTPPKFLTNYPRISKIQAKSLTGEGAINEDGKVYWAAVKHGTEYPVPNTGLTDDEARELDKKLQIKGGMYALANGSFSAKENTAQSFNMNNLEAETAYDIYFVAEDTSGNLSTIEVIKNAKTLDNTAPELIELRFSQANDENIPLADTDITLVFSEDIYSAETRMSLVEMYESDETEFAVSGSSTGEKTSLRDIIDGMFTLNNLDSTDPIKKWTIDLGDDVLDKTKVKIELNDEGQTEVTFTRDALNLLSGTNYQFVLNFISDSSSNTMGRDTKSEVFRTLDAQVDFTKLTEVSIDPDNGPLIDASFSMVPYAGSTESASKDTRYDVLIASDTTITFELYSRERGETDWNKVPNGANPDNPDEPLSISHDPNNEDWTAISLNNSQGLTFNQFPKLWEMPTEGYEYAIVLRSVNQESNPEKWDATINIKAFCVAGAAGELNNLVGGYITSSRWESEVVQQRKVSSIGSPADFNIEIRRVNQTPPQFVDTYPQAEPGDSVTKIKFQLDRSGKLFYVVAPKTQLAPTKNGQPIEEAKIYNIGDPSRHEFLPSEDLGITYPSQSSIVNQYFPGEDFRSGIISYEYGTGQASFSIENLKPNTPYYIYFVLQGSYKDPSYVHCYQFTTGDVVSPVLTARGEGNGDASYTIAPAKGETRVEADTAWMLYPYVNELYPEEFQQIIDEKVTEDPEELEALWNLLINPQDGSTSMIQAGKEPVEATTSGKRVSNFINTDLLEMNNTYVLFVGAKNVLGGRPVFKAVTNIRLINMQGPQIVRISTGNNKSSNPEKYFSGTVGILFSPALRVQAVEGIQLYPFSARKDSLDKISSDGTITFDSVSESQITVSLGAFADGETFNIIPRTVRSAGETIAVKNLFYSPDGFARDSILSFRMKKTVADDGNVSWNCVINGGSFDGQTSETNPTP; encoded by the coding sequence ATGAATCACGCGATTAAGTTTCTGGCTTCTGCCGGGAAGCGTGCCTGTGCCCTGCTTTTGTGCACAGCCATGCTGTTGGGTATCCTGCCCACCCTGCAACCCGAAGCCCAGGCAGCTTCTTCCACGCAGCAGCTTTCACTCGATAAGCTTGTTTCGTGGAACATCATGCGCGGCGACCAGTATGGCAATCTGGAACCCAACCGCGCGATCACACGCGCCGAATTTGCCAGCATGCTCAACCGCACGTTTGGCTACACCAAAACCGGCGCACAGCCTTTCCGCGATGTTGTGACCAGTGACTGGTATTATGACGATATCAGCATTGCGTATACGGCAGGTTACTTCCAGGGTACCTCCAAGACCACGGCATCCCCGAATTCGACCCTGACCCGTGAAGAGGCTGCGACTCTGTTATGCCGCAACCTGATGCTCCAGCCGCAATCGGGCGAAGATCTTTCCTTTACCGACAGCCGGCTGGCCAGCAGCTGGAGCCGCGGTTATATCAAGGCTGCTGCCGAAGAAGGCATCCTGCTGGGTGACCCGGAAGGCACGTTCCGCCCGCTCGATAACATCACCCGCGGCGAAGTTGCGATCATGCTGGTGCGTGTCATCGGCACGCCGATCCAGTCGCCTGGCACTTACTCCAACAGCGTTGCAGGCAACCTGATGGTTTCCTGCTCGGGCGTTACCCTGGAAAACATGACGGTCACCGGTGACCTGTATATTACCGGCGGCGTCGGTCTGGGCTATGTCACCCTGAACAATGTCAAGGTGTATGGTAAGATCATTGCCAGCGGCGCCGGCGAAAGTAACAAGGGCGATTGCAGTATCATTTTGAAAAACAGCTATGCCCCGGAAATGATCGTCGACAGCCCCAGCAATCAGTATGTGACCATCCGTTCGGTCGGCAGCACGGAAATTGGAAAAGTGTACGTCCGTACCGATACCTATTTGGAAGGCAAATCCAGCGGGGATTATGGCTTCCAGTTCATCCAGGTCGATGGCGAGGAAGGCACACAGCTTGACCTGGCCGGCAATATCCATGAAGTCATTACCCTGACCCCGAAATCCAAGATCAATGTCGGCAGCGGCACAGTCGAAAAGATGACCATCGACGAACAGGCCGTAGGCTCGACCGTACGCATCGATCAGGGTGCGGTGGTAGAAGAACTCAATCTGGATACTGCAACGACGGTATCTGGCAAGGGTGACATCGGCACCGCCAATATCAATGCGCCGGGTTGCGTCATCGAAATGCTGCCCGATATCATCAACATCCGTCCGGGTATCACCGCGAATGTCGATGGTACGATCATGGACAATACGCTGGCACAGCAGATGTCCGATAAGCCGCGTATCCTGAGCGGTTATCCGCGTATGGACGATATTGCTCCCAACCAGGCAACCGCTTCGTTTATGACCAATAAGCCGGGCAAGCTGTATTGGGCAGTCCGTCTGAGCGGCGATGGCGCCTTTACCGCCAGCGACCTGATCGAACCGCCCTCCTATGGCGGCAAAATCGTCAAGAGCGGCAATCTCTCGGTGAAGGATGCCAACACTAAGCTGTCGCAGAAGATCTCCGGCTTGCAGATCGATACCTCGTATGTCTTGTCGGCGGTTCTGGTTGACTCGCGCGGCGATTACAGCGTGGTCAAGAGCGTCTACTTCACGACCCCCGATAACAGCAAGCCTGCCTTTGCATCGGGCTATCCGAAGGCCAGCACCATTGAAGATACTTATGTTGACTTTGATGTCGCGACCACCAAGACTTGTACGCTGTATTGGGCGATCTACAAGAAGGGCATGCCGGCTCCGACGGCTAATGACTTTAAGGATGGCTCGCTGAGCGGCGCGATCGATTCGGGTACGCTCAAGATGATCCGCAGCGAAGAAGACAACATCCGCATGGGTTCGGAAATCGAAACCGCGAAGGAAGCTTTGGAAGAAATGACCGAATATGATGCTTATTTCTTCCTGACCGATAGCATCAACGATTCTTCGGTCACCAAGGTTTCGGTCAAGACGGCCGACCGTACCCCGCCGAAATTCCTGACCAACTATCCGCGCATCAGCAAGATTCAGGCAAAGTCCCTGACCGGCGAAGGCGCAATCAATGAAGACGGTAAGGTTTACTGGGCGGCTGTAAAGCATGGTACTGAGTACCCGGTTCCCAATACGGGACTCACCGATGATGAAGCACGCGAGCTGGATAAGAAACTCCAGATCAAGGGCGGCATGTACGCGCTTGCCAATGGTTCGTTCTCCGCCAAGGAAAACACCGCGCAATCGTTCAATATGAACAATCTGGAAGCTGAGACGGCTTATGATATCTATTTTGTTGCGGAGGATACTTCCGGAAACCTGTCTACGATCGAGGTCATTAAGAATGCCAAGACGCTGGACAATACAGCCCCAGAGCTGATTGAACTGCGTTTCTCACAGGCAAATGATGAAAATATCCCCTTGGCGGATACCGATATCACACTGGTATTCAGCGAGGATATTTACAGCGCAGAGACCCGTATGTCACTGGTTGAGATGTACGAATCGGATGAAACCGAATTTGCTGTTTCCGGTAGCAGTACCGGAGAAAAAACTTCTTTAAGAGACATCATCGATGGTATGTTCACCCTTAACAATTTGGACAGCACCGACCCTATTAAGAAATGGACGATTGATCTTGGCGATGACGTGCTCGATAAGACCAAAGTAAAAATCGAACTCAACGATGAAGGCCAGACCGAAGTGACTTTTACTAGGGATGCACTCAATCTTCTTAGCGGCACCAATTATCAGTTTGTTCTGAACTTTATCTCGGACTCTTCCAGCAATACGATGGGCCGCGATACCAAGAGTGAAGTATTCCGCACTTTGGATGCGCAAGTCGATTTTACCAAATTAACAGAGGTATCTATCGATCCAGACAATGGCCCCCTTATCGATGCGTCGTTCTCCATGGTTCCCTATGCAGGTAGCACAGAAAGTGCCTCGAAAGATACACGCTACGATGTTCTCATTGCATCGGATACAACCATTACCTTTGAGCTGTATTCGCGTGAACGAGGAGAGACTGATTGGAATAAAGTTCCCAATGGTGCGAATCCTGACAATCCTGACGAACCGCTGTCCATATCGCATGACCCTAACAATGAAGATTGGACTGCTATCAGCCTGAATAACTCACAGGGGTTAACCTTTAACCAATTTCCGAAGCTGTGGGAGATGCCTACCGAAGGATATGAATATGCTATCGTCTTGAGAAGCGTGAATCAGGAATCGAATCCTGAAAAATGGGATGCTACTATTAATATTAAGGCCTTCTGTGTTGCTGGGGCTGCCGGCGAGTTAAATAACTTAGTGGGTGGTTACATTACATCTTCTCGATGGGAAAGCGAAGTTGTGCAGCAGCGCAAGGTGTCTTCTATTGGTAGTCCGGCTGACTTTAACATCGAGATCCGCCGTGTGAACCAAACTCCACCGCAATTTGTTGACACCTATCCCCAAGCCGAGCCCGGCGACTCAGTTACCAAGATTAAGTTCCAGCTTGATCGCAGCGGTAAATTGTTTTACGTGGTAGCACCGAAAACACAGCTGGCTCCGACAAAAAATGGTCAGCCGATTGAAGAAGCTAAAATTTATAACATTGGCGATCCTAGTCGCCATGAGTTTCTCCCCTCGGAAGATTTAGGTATCACTTATCCTAGCCAGTCCAGTATTGTAAATCAATACTTCCCAGGTGAGGACTTCCGTTCAGGTATCATTAGCTACGAATATGGAACCGGTCAAGCTTCGTTCTCCATTGAAAACTTGAAACCGAATACTCCATATTATATCTATTTTGTCCTGCAAGGCAGTTATAAGGATCCTTCCTATGTACATTGCTATCAGTTCACTACCGGAGACGTTGTTTCGCCTGTTTTGACAGCTCGTGGCGAAGGGAACGGCGATGCATCTTATACCATTGCTCCCGCTAAGGGCGAGACACGGGTAGAAGCAGATACCGCTTGGATGCTATATCCTTATGTTAATGAGTTATATCCGGAGGAGTTCCAGCAAATTATCGATGAAAAAGTTACCGAAGATCCCGAAGAGCTAGAGGCTCTGTGGAATCTTTTGATCAATCCACAGGATGGCAGTACATCTATGATACAAGCTGGCAAAGAACCTGTCGAGGCAACTACATCCGGTAAAAGAGTTAGCAATTTCATTAACACCGATTTGCTGGAAATGAACAATACTTATGTTTTGTTTGTTGGTGCAAAAAATGTTTTAGGCGGACGCCCTGTATTTAAGGCCGTTACGAATATCCGCCTTATCAATATGCAGGGTCCCCAAATCGTTCGAATCTCAACTGGCAATAATAAAAGTTCAAACCCGGAGAAATATTTTTCCGGTACTGTCGGCATCCTATTTAGTCCTGCATTGCGTGTCCAAGCTGTAGAGGGAATTCAACTGTATCCATTTAGTGCGAGAAAAGATTCCTTAGATAAGATATCTTCTGATGGAACAATAACATTTGATAGTGTTTCTGAATCACAAATTACAGTGTCTCTTGGTGCATTCGCAGACGGCGAAACATTTAATATTATCCCGCGCACAGTAAGAAGTGCTGGAGAAACGATTGCCGTCAAAAATCTATTCTATTCTCCAGATGGCTTTGCTCGCGATTCTATCTTAAGCTTCAGAATGAAAAAAACGGTTGCTGATGATGGAAACGTATCGTGGAATTGTGTTATTAATGGCGGTTCCTTCGATGGCCAGACATCGGAAACCAACCCTACGCCGTAA